The window ACACAGCCAGGTGAGACTGCCAAAAGATGAAGCTGTGCAAGCAGAGTGGAACAGGAGAGATGAAGGTAAGAGAGTCCAGTTGAAAATCACAATGTGGTTTGCTTTAGTCTGCTCTACTTGCCTGCATTTTTGTAAAAGTCATGCCACTAAAGGTGGAGCAGTAGACAGAATTCCTATTAAAGCTTCAGGTGCTGAACTGTGAATTGTAATTCACCCACAATGCACAAAAGTTCTACACGGGAAGCAAAGCACGCCTGTGGGGGGAAATAAAGGTGGCGACTTACCTGGAAAAGTTCAGTGCTTCTTAATTGAAGTTTTGACAAAACTCCTGGTGAAAATGAGTAAAGGTTTTGGAGTCTCGAAAGGAAGGAAAGCAGCTTCAGCGACCAGGTCACAATGCTACAGCCACAGGCGAGAAAGCAGTGATGGTACCGAAAGCGTAGTGATTCTGCTGCTTTGACCTTCATGTCTCAGCTCTCACACTGCCacagaaaatacacaaaatataGAGAAGATCCCTCAAAACCCTTTCCGAtgattgtttaaaaaacagGTTAAATGGGCCCCTTTTTCTGCACACATGAGATCTGATCATGAGACTATTTCCATATTTCAGCGCCAGTGCTGACTCACACAGACCTGTCTACGATTCACCAGACTGTAATTCAGATTCTCCCAAAATGTTAAAAGGGGTTGACTTTAGTTTGCTGCCTCTGGCTGCTTTTAGGATTATTTCCGATGAGCAGAACTGTGCTAAGGGGGCCTGCTACCTGACCTGCATGTAAACCGCTTTGCAAATCAACACCTCGTACCCCAAAGGGCTGTTAATAAAATTCCTTAAAACCGTTTGTTCCATCTAcgaaaaaaaatctgtgcagAATTAAACATAGACAACAATATTGTTAGAATATGAGCGAATCATATGAACCATATGAAGGTGAGTGACCTTCATATAGTTTCTGTAACCTGGAGGATATTGGACAGGCTGTGGAGGATGGAGGATTTAAACAGGTTCAAACTCGCTTGaatacttttatattattttaattttgctCATTAGGCATAAATCTGAACATAATGAATAACATTTGGTCAACTTTGATAATCAGGCAGTGAACATAAAGGTCTAAAACAGGGAGAATTACTGATGGATATTTTCAGAGGCCTTGGGAAAGATATGAGTGAGAAAGACAAGCTATAAACAGGGGTACAGAAAAGCAATGATATGAGTTATAACTGTAGAGATGAGACTCAagttttgcttttcttcctGGTAATTACAATATAATACAATTAGCTTGGGTTCTGCTGAAAACaagcagcaggaggagcagcAATAAAGGCTGCTGCTGTACTAGGCTTCTATTAGTCGATCTCCTCAAATGAAAAAATTCAGTATAGCATTGTTAATTCTGTCAACCACACAATTGCTGCAGATTTTTTGGTGGCACATCCATGACACAAGTGTCCCGCTCCACCACATCACAAGGAACTCTACTGGACTGGGATGTGGTGACTGTACAGTGAACAACTTGTTGTGATCAAAAACTAGTTTGAGATGATTAAAGCTTTACCAACTGGCGTGATATCCTGCTGGAAGGAGCCCTCAGAAGATTTGATCATCAAGGAATGGTCGGCAACAATACTCAGATAGGCTGTGGGATGTAAATGATCCTCATATTTGCTTTGCTTGGCCTAAGCAAATATGTCCCACACCATTACTCATCAGCCTGATGTGCTAATCAGGCTGATCAGTGCTTAATTTTGACCATGATCTGAATGTTGCACtagaaattaattttttaattttccaaCTTAGGTGAATTAGTCTGATAGTTATTACAGCTATCATAGTTAGTTATCACCTATTCTTAGTTGTCAGGAGTGGCACTCGgcatggtcttctgctgctgtaacccATCTGCTTTAGGGTTAGATGTGTTCTGCATTCAGATATTCTTTTCTGGGTACCTTGGATGTaaaaagtgatttattgaaTTCCTGTTGCCTTCCCATTCTCCTGTGAACTCTGAAATGAGCAAGGAATTTCTGCCCAAAgacctgctgctcactggacgCATCCTTTTTCTCACCAGCCTCTTTAAACCCTAAAGATAGTGTGGGGGAAATCCCAGATCAAccatgctcagtttgaacttcatgAGGTTGccttgaccatgtctacgtGACTAAATgctttgagttgctgccatgcaATTGACTGATCAGATACTTATGTTAAAGAGCGTGCCTAGCAAAATGGCTGACACGCACAAGCAAACAAAATGTGCAACTGTGTGCGAAAACAGACTGACTCACATTTACAAATTATGTCTAATTAGGTGAAAACGGTTAAATGTTTAGACAAAAATATCCTAAAGAAATTCAGAGAAACTGTAATATgtataataaagtttatttatgcagcacttttttaaacaaagatacAAAGTGCTTCGCAGAAACAAATTAAACAGAAAGCATAaaaatgtggaaatgaacaGAATATTAAAGACATTCATAAAAGCTTTCAGTAAAAGGAAGTTTGAAGCAGACAGAGTCAGTCAATATCTGCAGAAGTGATTACTGTATCAAAGTTATATGCATTGATCCCAACTACTATAGAGGACATGACCTCTTTAATCATTAGTGCATAATATGGAAATAAGTAGCCTagtaatgaaatgaaaacacattttttgtgCCTTATATTGTTGTGGTTAGAGGAATTTTGCCTGTTTCAAGAATGACAACGAAATATCTGAGGTAATATTGGACCTCAAGTAGACTGTGGCACTTCTCACCCTCGTTATTTAAAGATTTGAAGGGCCAGGTCACCCAGATCAATAAAAATACTGGCGATGGCCATACACAGTACATACACCTGCACCTTACTATAGTGAATTATCTCAGCGTTACGGGAGTTTGACCAAAACAGAAAATCCTGAATATATAACTTGAAATATGAAAACTGTCCTGGAGCCCAAGTCATTAGGTTGAACACGATTCAAAAACAGTCCAGCAGCTTTGAAAAGTTGCATCACCAAAAGGGGTGAAAGCTGGACAGCACAAAACTGGGACTTCAATCATAAAGCTGCAGAATTGTCTTTGCACTATAGCGTGGTTAATGTGACATAACAACTTCAAACTCTGTGGATTTGTCTTGTGCAACGTCTCCAGATTGTTATTACACAACAGAAATCACCTCatgcttttccttttccttatAAAAAGACTTTCCTGTTGTGACCTTATCAGTTACCTGTTGTTTTATTGCAATGTCCACATGATTAGCAAAGTAATTTGCATGTACAATCTCTGCAGAATGATAAGGAAGGAATGAGAAACGTCATGGTTCTTATTAAGGGAAAAAGGTCACAGCAAATATAAAGCtgcattattttatttgtatctaATAAAGGATCAATCAAGGCTAAACTCATTGCATCATTTTTGAAAAACTGATGATTGTAATACAAgaattatgattttaaaattgcaaTTGGGAAATATAACTCGGTTTGTGGACAAAGagcatattttgtgttttttggctTATACAAAGGATAGTGTTAACATTTATGGCAGTTTTTCCCCTCTGACAGGATTTTAAAATAATCtcaaatgctttttttccttcatttgcCATTAGTTAAGACTGCAGTTAAGTCTCCATTCAGTCACTTCACTCTATTGCTGGGTTCAGATAGGTGAAGCACTGCAGAATGATCAGGAAGGAATGATATACTGTGGAAAAAGAGGCGATCTACCTCAGTAAGCTTACTGGCTCTGAAGCCACTGCACTCTCAGTTCCTCCACCTCTTTGCCGTACCAGTCATGGAGTTTGGAGAAGCAGCCGGTTCCAGGGCATACGGGGCTTTCCAGAGAAGCACCTTTTCTCCGGGGAGGCACAGGCGGAGCCCTCGCTCCATCAGCTCCGTATCCAGTGACATTTGCAGGGTCCCCGGAGCTTTCCCATACCGCACAGGATGAAGCTCCCTCCACAAAGCCGTTAGCCAAGGCAGCTGGTGGTTTACTCCATGCAACACCATTCTCCTTGGAGGGCCCAGAGATGAGCTGCAGCTCATCCTGTTGGTTCTTCTGGGCAGAGAAGGAGGCTGACATGGGAGGGACacttgatgatgacgatgatatGGAGGAcgaggaagatgaagaagaagatgcTCCAGACCTGGACCGTCCCATATGGTTTCGCTTTGAGGACTTGGGCCTGCCCTGCAGGTTTCCAACTCCAGCCCCAACAAAGCTGCCTCCGGCAGCctcctggatctcctccagctGCCTCTCCAGCTCTTTCACCACCAGCCTCATGTAGTCAAAGCTGGCCCTTGACAGCGCTTTCACCCAGGACTCCATGGCTGCTTGGTTCTCAGCAGCCATCTTGTACACACGAGCTTTGGCGCAATCAAACTTGATGGCAAAGGCGAACTCCTCGGTCGACTCACACAGCTCCACGGTGCATCCTTCAAGAACGATGACGCCAATGGGCTCTCGGCTGTCGCGCTCTTCGAAGTAGAAGAGCATGTTACCCTTCAGGACAAACCAACGGCGGTGATAAGCAGTGTTGCGCTCCCCCTTTTTGAACAGGAAGCCCGTCTTGTCTGGTGGTGAATCACAGGTGGCGTAGTGCGCCATGCTGCGCTCGTTCAGCTTCATCTTCTCCCCTCCTCCGTTTCAGATTTATTTACCTAAGAATATTACAAAGTCAGAGGTCATCACAAGGTTAAATTTATCAGCTCATACTCAAAAGGTACAACAAGAACCTGCACAGTGTACTTCCTGCCAACTTTAACTTGTGCTTATCTATGtttgctgaaagaaaaaaaaaacgttatCACAGTACCATACTAAATTGTGGTTCACTGACACTGTAAAGTAGTTATAATAAGTTCTTCAATAACAGTCTATTTGCATTTCTCCTTTCAGAAAAGGTCAGAGCCGTGGGGCAGGAGTTAAAAACGAGTGACTGAATTTTGCACTCTTGGGAACTTTAGAAAGGGCACATGCTTGCAAAGTGGACTTCAACCTATTCCTGTTCTTCTTCTCCCCGCTGAGACATCCTGCCAATGTAAACACTGTCCATTTACTTTGTTTTGCCTGTCATAACACCAACAGAGCGCTGTAGCACACATAAATACTGCAACCCCCTGCAGGTGCAAGACAAATTGAAAGTCTAACTTGCACAGCATGGACAGATTAGTGCGTTACATGCTGTTTAATCACATGTTCAACTGTAAACTGGGGCTCAGATTATCTCCTGCTAATCCAATTTTACTCTTGTTAGGAAACAGAAGTAAGGCACTTTATTATTTTGATGGTAGTTAATAGCTTGTTTGTATTATAGCTTTCGCTTTTTGGTAATGAAGCTATTATCTGAGGACCATGAGAGTAAGCTGGAAGGGAAACTTGTCTGGGAGGCAGTGGAAGTCATTGAGGAAGATGTGGTGGAAGATCGGGCTGGAAAAAGGAAGACAGTGGCGCGTAGGAAGGTGGTGGAGCAGGATGTCCACGTTGGTGTATTCTCTGTAGCTCCTTGATGGTCAAGCAAGGCTCCTCCGAGTGCTCGAGATTCCTTCATTTTCTAGTCCTTGAAATTCtacaaatgttttttcttttcttttcctttttaaaatttaaactaGATGTGTACTGCCTTAGGATATAGGGGAAACCCCACGTCGATAGTTTTCCCAAAATGGGCATCAATACCCCATCAGACAAATTCACCTTTGCACATGCTATAACTCatgtttcttattttcttccAACATCAGAATAAAAACAGGAGAAACCAATTAAAAAGCTTCAGGTTCATTGAGTGTGCACTAAGTTTATTATAGTTCATTAAAACTATAATAACTTAGATATGAAACAGTATTTTAGTTAACTGAGATATAAGTACTTTCCAAAGGTCTCTAGTCACCCCACATGTCTATATATATTTTGCAAGGACAATGGTAAACAGTTGCAGTGATTTactgaaacatgcaaacatgacaGGAAATACAGCTTATACAGTGTCGAAGACATTCAGAGCTCCTctctggatgttggctgccttttgttgtgTTCTTTGTTAAGATCATTGTTTCAGTAATCACTAATAATTGCTTCCATCAGACCCGtttccactgattttcagttctTCTGTAATTTGGCATTCCTTTGCCTTTtgtgtttcccttccttaaaaaaatggcttATTGACTGCCATTCTTCCACTGAGGCCATTTCTGATAAGGCTTCATGGAAGAATAGATGGATCAACTAAAGAGCCAGATGCATCCCTCAGATCTTGTGTcagatttcttttctgtttctttggaGCACTGTTCATCATTtttagatactgttcatctgccgtagttttttttttttttttaaacctgcctcttcttttttcctcctcttgtccagtttcctcatgTGCTTTAGGGACACACTGTATACCATGCTTTCAGCTACTAGCTCTTTTGGAATCAACCTTTGGTGCAAGCATATCATTTGTGTGCCTTTCAgactgttatctttggcatttttcacagATTCATATGaggaaatgggaacaaattaggTGTCTTTGCAACAGCCTGCTAGTAACAAATTTCCTGAcgacacaatttaaaattggttctttgccaaGTTGTCAGACAAGTTGTAGACAGAACCCTGGTTCATCCTTTGAGTCAGGTGcctttttttatgctttaatgACTCATAGGTTAGTGTTAAGTGACCTAACAAACAAGTAAAAGACTTccctgaaaatgagtgaaaaagagccaaagaaaaactttgagagACATTCGGAAAGCCTCGACAGCCAATGCTCcagaccatttaaaaaaagaaaggaataaCAAAAGTGTTTGTAACACAGATTCTTAACTTCTTAAATCTACTCCTGAAAAATTAATATGCAAGTAAGGAAAAAGTATaagtaagagtttaaaacagctgaaattagactaaaaagaaaataaaaacatgtcttGCTTACTGACCGTCCAAACAAAACCCATCCCTCACTTACGTGCTTGTCTCATATCCAGCCGACATCCACGTCCGTCCTCCCATCACATCTGGAGCGCTTAACTGAACAGTCTCCCACTTCTTCTGACTTCTTCGCCCTTCTCGACTAAATACTAAAAAAGACCAAAGTAACGAGTTTTATTTCACGTTTATTTTACACTCAGGAAGCCGCATAAACGACAGAATCCAAGAGGAAGCGGCCAGTTCAGCGTCCTCGCTCGTTTTAGACGTTAAGAGGATTATTAGCCGCAAGTTTTTTCCACCGCTTCGTGCTTTTTTTGGAGCGAGTGATTCACCATCAAGGAGGGCTGACTGGTCACAAGCATTTGACACatcagcactttacaggaattCGTGCTGGCCTTCAGTAACACAGCGAGAGCAACACGAACGAGCGTGCTTGAAGGCACATCTCTCAGTGCCAACTAGCTTCACGCCTTTAGCCTCTTTCGTGGAAACAAACATGCATCCAACGTCTATCCAGCCGGCAGACTGCAGACGAGCTGCTAGAGGTGGACTCTCACAAGTTAGGACAATATTATAATAACCAGCTAAGTGTTAGTATTCATTACCTGCGCGTAAACAGAAAACCTCCCTCTTCTTCCAAGCGGATAGtcccacagttttttttttctttttttgcttttccctttctctcttcctcgcctctttcttttttcttcttttcccccGGTCACGTGACACACTAACAGAGCGCGCGTTGTGCCTAACCCTGCCAGCTTGACAGGGCGGGGTGATCACTTCACTTTAGCTCTCGTGAAACAGCCGTCATCCGGATAAGCAGTAAATAAAACAGGCGCGCCTGTCTGTGCCCTTGGAAAGGTGGCTGCTGTCTTCTCCACCTGCACGGATGGAGCATTGCTGAATATACAggtctgtgcaaaagtctcgagTCACCTGTCATTCCTTTATATTTAGGGTTTAAATAGAgtttgtatttaaaaagaaaatgtattgaACAATAATTCACCTGGATTTCctaaggtctttcaaagttcctctttatgtctttatgcctgaccattttcatagacattatttttgtttattgggCAACTTAACACTGagctatgaatcattcaagcatgaaaaaggcacctaactcaaggaattaaccagtgttgtgtctacatcACAAACAACTTGGCAAAGAACCGGTTTTAAAATGTAtctctttaggcactttgttaccagCAGCCTGTTGTAAAAAGATacaatttgttcccatttcatTAATTATATCTACCTGAAATACCAacaataacacagtttgaaaggCTTCAAATAGTATTTGGTACTAACATTCCCAAAAATCTATTAGCCTGAAACTTGGAATACCTCAGCACTTTGTGCAGTGTGGCCTTAAAAAATGGAGGAAATTGGACGAACGGAGAACAAAAGATGATCTGACAGGCCTAAAAAAACTCTCTATAAGTGATATccttaagaaaaaaatctagCAACAGGATCCTGAGAGATCCCTTCAGATGATCCAGCTAATGTTtggaaatggtctcagtggaaggatggctgACATGAACCCTTTCTTaagcagggagaaaaggctgaggtatgccacatttcacaagaactggactgaaaagcaATGGCAACAGGACttgtggagtgatgaatccaaatttgctTCAGTAATATTGATGCAGTGATCTTGACGGACAAAAGACACCCAACATCCAAAAGACTCCTTTAAGAAACCTGGTtaactattcctgaagaaatAACAAGAAAGCCTTTCTAACCGAGTTCAGGCTATGATGCACAGCAAAATTGATCATATTAGACGTCAATTTTCAAGCTTGTTGAAAtttgtagggttttttttgctcCCTTATTTACTGGATTTTCATGTATGCTTGCACATATTTTAATTAATCACTGCAAGTGTTTCCCATTTTCActgcaaaacataaagaaattgGTGACTTAAGACTTTTGCATGGTATTGCATTAATCTGAAACATTGTTTTAAACAGTCAGTAGCTTTTCGGGATTCATGTGGTCCTAAGAGTAGCTGTTTTTACTCTAGACATTATCTGGTCTCTTGATGTGGTCTGACGTGGACTAAATGGAAAATACAAACACCAGCCTCACttcttgtgttttcactctttctCTGTAAATCTAATATACTTTAACAAGTGTCTGAATAACATATTTTGCTAATCATATTTCAAGTAAAATAATCACATATTATGGTAATTACTGCCTCAggatt is drawn from Maylandia zebra isolate NMK-2024a linkage group LG12, Mzebra_GT3a, whole genome shotgun sequence and contains these coding sequences:
- the pheta1 gene encoding sesquipedalian-1 yields the protein MKLNERSMAHYATCDSPPDKTGFLFKKGERNTAYHRRWFVLKGNMLFYFEERDSREPIGVIVLEGCTVELCESTEEFAFAIKFDCAKARVYKMAAENQAAMESWVKALSRASFDYMRLVVKELERQLEEIQEAAGGSFVGAGVGNLQGRPKSSKRNHMGRSRSGASSSSSSSSSISSSSSSVPPMSASFSAQKNQQDELQLISGPSKENGVAWSKPPAALANGFVEGASSCAVWESSGDPANVTGYGADGARAPPVPPRRKGASLESPVCPGTGCFSKLHDWYGKEVEELRVQWLQSQ